One region of Gossypium raimondii isolate GPD5lz chromosome 6, ASM2569854v1, whole genome shotgun sequence genomic DNA includes:
- the LOC105774768 gene encoding putative RING-H2 finger protein ATL69: MSTADPPISTTGVGLGYGIAIAVSILVLISTIMLASYACVRVKASGSGNRSRRNSNGGNSNGTSRGITEDDSMDVATVVVGLDGPVIESYPKIIVGESRRLPKPNNGPCCICLTEYQPKDQIRCIPDCEHCFHVDCIDEWLRMNGTCPLCRNSPAPSQGPTPSTTPLSALVPLAFNGR; encoded by the coding sequence ATGTCTACGGCGGATCCGCCTATATCGACAACCGGCGTCGGACTTGGTTACGGCATAGCCATTGCCGTTAGCATTCTTGTACTAATCTCCACGATCATGCTCGCTTCCTACGCTTGCGTGAGAGTTAAAGCTAGTGGAAGCGGCAATCGAAGTCGCCGGAATAGCAACGGCGGCAATAGCAACGGCACGAGTCGCGGCATTACCGAGGACGACTCAATGGACGTTGCTACGGTGGTGGTAGGTCTCGACGGTCCGGTCATCGAGTCTTACCCGAAGATTATCGTCGGCGAGAGTCGCCGGCTGCCGAAGCCCAACAATGGGCCGTGTTGCATTTGCTTGACGGAATATCAGCCTAAGGATCAGATACGGTGCATCCCAGATTGTGAACATTGTTTCCATGTTGATTGTATTGATGAATGGCTACGGATGAATGGCACGTGCCCTTTGTGTAGGAATTCACCGGCTCCTTCGCAAGGTCCCACACCTTCTACTACCCCTTTATCAGCGTTGGTGCCTTTAGCCTTCAATGGTAGGTGA